A region of Phytohabitans rumicis DNA encodes the following proteins:
- a CDS encoding alpha/beta hydrolase domain-containing protein, which produces MSVRMTALGLAGALTVSTLVAAPASATGHRPRPSTATGVAVANATVTGPIPRTSPVGDPAHGYPFLATDVDLAAAGYVEQEFFVSGTATRYATAGTGTATVTSTGHPYATRIVVRRPASAKKFNGVVIAEWNNVSNQWDQEVDWFQTREHLIRQGYAWVGVSAQRAGLHSATGLKAWSPTRYGALDLTAGGTITDDTLSYDVFSQAVKAVRRPAGTDPLGGLPPPRYVLATGHSQSAGRLANYYNGIQPLANVVDAVVLHGGGGVLRTDLGAPVFRINSEGDVATGILSAAARAQADSAVLRSWEVAGASHGDWKLITDYGPLRKRDIGTYPGGYPGEPQTCTLPSLSRVPQHMAQSAVYDHTVTWVAYGVRPPTAPKIQMTDATPPAVARDGLGLALGGIRLAQHEAALRVNSGANTGPGFCFLDGSSVPLTDAQLATRYPTVRGYVDQAAAATRAAARAGYLPRSFTRDPAWYSDIRTLIGEYSAAGRIPTPVAADLTGRLGHAERAGLAGKDAAAIAHLTRLAERAGTGIARDPGARDAVLRVTRALIAIIRDCG; this is translated from the coding sequence TTGTCCGTCCGCATGACCGCGCTCGGCCTCGCCGGTGCGCTGACCGTCTCGACCCTCGTGGCCGCGCCCGCCAGCGCCACCGGACACCGGCCCCGCCCCTCCACCGCCACCGGCGTCGCCGTCGCGAACGCCACGGTCACCGGCCCGATCCCGCGCACCTCGCCGGTCGGCGACCCCGCGCACGGCTACCCGTTCCTGGCCACCGACGTGGACCTGGCCGCCGCCGGGTACGTCGAGCAGGAGTTCTTCGTCTCCGGCACGGCGACCCGGTACGCGACGGCCGGCACCGGCACGGCGACCGTCACCAGCACCGGCCACCCGTACGCCACCCGCATCGTCGTACGGCGGCCCGCCTCCGCCAAGAAGTTCAACGGCGTCGTGATCGCCGAGTGGAACAACGTCAGCAACCAATGGGACCAGGAGGTCGACTGGTTCCAGACGCGCGAACACCTGATCCGCCAGGGGTACGCCTGGGTCGGCGTCTCGGCCCAGCGCGCCGGCCTGCACTCCGCCACCGGCCTCAAGGCGTGGAGCCCCACCCGGTACGGCGCGCTGGACCTCACCGCCGGCGGCACGATCACCGACGACACCCTGTCGTACGACGTGTTCAGCCAGGCGGTGAAGGCGGTCCGCCGCCCGGCCGGCACCGACCCGCTCGGCGGCCTCCCACCGCCCCGGTACGTGCTCGCGACCGGCCACTCCCAGTCCGCCGGCCGCCTCGCGAACTACTACAACGGGATCCAGCCCCTCGCCAACGTCGTCGACGCGGTCGTCCTGCACGGCGGCGGTGGCGTGCTGCGCACCGACCTGGGGGCGCCGGTGTTCCGCATCAACTCCGAGGGCGACGTGGCCACCGGTATCCTGTCCGCGGCGGCCCGCGCCCAGGCCGACTCGGCGGTCCTGCGCTCGTGGGAGGTGGCCGGCGCGTCGCACGGCGACTGGAAGCTCATCACCGACTACGGCCCACTACGCAAGCGCGACATCGGCACTTACCCCGGCGGCTACCCGGGCGAGCCGCAGACGTGCACCCTGCCGTCGCTGTCCCGGGTGCCGCAGCACATGGCGCAGAGCGCCGTCTACGACCACACGGTCACCTGGGTGGCGTACGGCGTGCGGCCGCCCACCGCACCGAAGATCCAGATGACGGACGCGACCCCGCCCGCCGTCGCCCGGGACGGCCTCGGGCTCGCGCTCGGCGGCATCCGGCTCGCCCAGCACGAGGCGGCGCTGCGGGTCAACAGCGGCGCCAACACCGGCCCCGGCTTCTGCTTCCTCGACGGCAGTTCGGTCCCGCTGACCGACGCGCAACTCGCGACCCGCTACCCCACCGTCCGCGGGTACGTCGACCAGGCCGCCGCCGCCACCCGCGCCGCCGCCCGGGCCGGCTACCTGCCCCGGTCGTTCACCCGCGACCCGGCCTGGTACTCCGACATCCGCACCCTGATCGGCGAGTACTCCGCCGCCGGCCGCATCCCGACCCCGGTCGCGGCGGACCTGACGGGCCGGCTCGGGCACGCCGAACGC